A genome region from Anolis carolinensis isolate JA03-04 chromosome 6, rAnoCar3.1.pri, whole genome shotgun sequence includes the following:
- the LOC107983226 gene encoding epididymal sperm-binding protein 1 — protein MYKRVYWPMQRENEMAFIMIFLFCASALLPLLVTGDVPPPCVFPFIYHRQSYSSCTNIGTGEKTWCATTANYDTSPKWKYCSPQEYGGNSGGKPCVFPFTYKKRTFYTCTNEDAAIGRFWCATTGSYDKDKQWSYCADTRLAANSQGPCIFPFIYKGKSYSSCTTAGASTGKLWCSLTSNYDTNPRWTYCDPSEPRPCAFPFIFGGKSYSTCTKKGSADGQLWCATTNNYERDSKWKACSIQEYGGNSKGKVCVFPFIYKGKTFKRCTNENSSDGRFWCATTRNYDKDKQWSYCADTSNQNQCL, from the exons ATGTATAAAAGAGTTTATTGGCCAATGCAAAGGGAAAACGAAATGGCTTTCATCATGATATTCCTCTTCTGTGCCTCTGCCCTTTTACCACTGCTTGTTACAGGGGATG TCCCACCACCCTGTGTTTTTCCATTTATTTACCACCGGCAATCTTATTCTTCATGCACCAACATTGGAACAGGTGAGAAGACATGGTGTGCCACAACTGCAAACTACGATACATCTCCTAAGTGGAAGTATTGTTCCCCTCAag agtACGGTGGCAATTCTGGTGGGAAACCCTGTGTCTTCCCTTTCACGTACAAGAAACGGACATTTTACACCTGTACTAATGAAGATGCAGCAATCGGAAGGTTCTGGTGTGCAACAACAGGAAGTTATGATAAGGACAAGCAATGGAGCTACTGTGCTGATACAA GATTAGCTGCAAATTCTCAGGGGCCATGTATCTTTCCATTTATTTACAAGGGAAAGTCCTACTCCTCTTGCACAACTGCTGGGGCATCCACTGGAAAGCTCTGGTGCTCTCTCACCAGTAACTATGACACAAACCCCAGGTGGACATACTGTGATCCTTCAG AACCACGTCCCTGTGCGTTCCCCTTCATTTTTGGAGGGAAATCGTACTCTACCTGCACCAAGAAAGGCTCTGCTGATGGCCAGCTATGGTGTGCCACTACCAATAATTATGAAAGGGATAGCAAATGGAAGGCATGTTCTATTCAAG AGTACGGAGGGAACTCAAAAGGCAAGGTCTGTGTCTTTCCTTTCATTTATAAAGGGAAGACATTCAAAAGGTGCACCAATGAAAATAGTTCTGATGGACGATTTTGGTGTGCTACAACCAGGAACTATGACAAGGACAAGCAGTGGAGCTACTGTGCCGACACAA GTAACCAAAACCAATGCCTGTGA